A DNA window from Takifugu flavidus isolate HTHZ2018 chromosome 15, ASM371156v2, whole genome shotgun sequence contains the following coding sequences:
- the ackr4a gene encoding atypical chemokine receptor 4, translated as MDVSEELDYYYHDNISINFTYDDYPTICEKAEVRSFAALFLPVIYTVCVIVGLAGNAVVVAVYAYLKRLKTMTDAFLTHLAVADLLLLFTLPFWAADAARGWELGAVACKIVSSCYTVNFTCCMLLLACISVDRHLAVARMRGESRGQLLQRVFTRRHCWKVCFVVWALAFILGLPDLILSEVRWASNRSVCLAVYPPSMYSGGKAGLEIMEVLLGFLIPLLVMVISYWKMGQALRGLPVESRSKKWKVLRVLLTVVGVFVVTQLPYNVLKVYRAMDSVYTLVTHCGTSKVLDQAAQVTESLALCHCCLNPILYAFVGASFKQQMVKVVKQLGQKRRKRRPNPAEEEGMEMSFNSHNGSQETDTFSV; from the coding sequence ATGGATGTCTCAGAGGAGCTGGACTACTATTACCACGACAACATCAGCATCAACTTCACCTATGACGACTACCCTACCATCTGCGAGAAGGCAGAGGTCCGCTCCTTTGCAgccctcttcctccccgtcATATATACCGTGTGTGTGATTGTAGGACTGGCCGGTAACGCCGTAGTTGTGGCCGTGTATGCCTACCTCAAACGCCTCAAAACCATGACGGATGCTTTTCTGACCCACCTGGCAGTGgccgacctgctgctgctcttcacgcTGCCTTTCTGGGCCGCTGACGCGGCAAGAGGCTGGGAGCTCGGTGCAGTGGCGTGCAAGATCGTCTCATCCTGCTACACAGTCAACTTCACCTgctgcatgctgctgctggcctgcaTCAGCGTGGATCGCCACCTGGCTGTAGCCAGGATGCGGGGCGAGAGCCgagggcagctgctgcagagggtgTTCACCAGGAGACACTGCTGGAAGGTGTGCTTCGTTGTCTGGGCGTTGGCGTTCATCCTCGGCCTTCCTGATTTAATCCTATCAGAGGTCAGATGGGCCTCCAACAGGAGTGTCTGCTTGGCAGTTTACCCTCCATCAATGTATAGTGGTGGGAAAGCTGGCCTGGAGATAATGGAAGTGCTGCTGGGATTCCTGATTCCCCTCTTGGTTATGGTCATCTCTTACTGGAAAATGGGCCAGGCCCTGAGAGGCCTTCCTGTTGAGAGCAGGAGCAAGAAGTGGAAGGTTCTAAGGGTGCTGCTGACCGTGGTGGGGGTGTTTGTGGTGACTCAGCTGCCTTATAACGTGCTGAAAGTCTACAGGGCCATGGACTCCGTCTACACCTTAGTGACCCACTGTGGGACCAGTAAAGTATTGGATCAGGCTGCTCAGGTGACTGAGAGCTTGGCCCTGTGTCACTGCTGCCTCAACCCCATCCTCTATGCCTTCGTCGGAGCCTCCTTCAAGCAGCAAATGGTGAAAGTGGTCAAGCAGCTGGgccagaagagaagaaagagaaggccAAACCCTGCAGAAGAGGAAGGGATGGAAATGTCATTTAACAGCCACAATGGGTCTCAGGAGACAGACACCTTCTCAGTCTGA